A region from the Pontixanthobacter aestiaquae genome encodes:
- the cysS gene encoding cysteine--tRNA ligase translates to MSDAASQNELRLFNSLTRSLEVFEPVHAGEARVYTCGPTVYNYPHIGNMRAYVFADILGRTLSWKGYKLKHVINITDVGHLTDDADEGEDKLEKMAAEKAQDIWQIAKHYTEAYWEDIKALNIRQPAHWSVATDYIEEMLDFAKSIADKHCYECETGLYFDTTTIDDYGRLARAVTEDGEGRIDAVEGKRNAADFAIWRKTPAGETRQMEWDSPWGRGAPGWHLECSVMGEKLLGFPFDIHTGGIDHREIHHPNEIAQNQAFCGCGGLSEATNSGARFWMHNNFLVERSGKMSKSSGEFLRLQLLLDKGYHPLAYRMMCLQAHYRSELEFSWDGLNAALTRLKRIVMAVERLATAIAGDPSHQKFAPILEKFDAALADDLNTPIALTALEEALAVKKVDAGIKRAVIEKMDSVLGLDLLNLTRTDLRIRPQGAQLTEAETEDAMERRKAARAEKDFTTSDAVRDELAAKGVELMDGDPLGWDWKLS, encoded by the coding sequence ATGAGTGACGCCGCCTCCCAGAACGAACTGCGCCTGTTCAACAGCCTGACCCGCAGCCTTGAGGTTTTCGAGCCCGTCCATGCTGGCGAGGCACGCGTCTACACCTGCGGCCCCACGGTTTATAATTACCCGCATATCGGCAATATGCGCGCCTATGTATTCGCCGATATCCTCGGCCGCACGTTGAGCTGGAAAGGCTATAAACTCAAGCATGTCATCAACATCACCGATGTCGGCCATCTGACCGATGATGCTGATGAGGGTGAGGACAAGCTGGAGAAGATGGCGGCCGAAAAAGCCCAAGATATCTGGCAGATCGCCAAGCATTATACCGAGGCGTATTGGGAAGACATCAAGGCGCTCAATATCCGCCAGCCTGCGCATTGGTCGGTCGCAACAGACTATATTGAAGAGATGCTCGACTTCGCAAAGAGCATCGCTGATAAGCACTGCTACGAATGCGAAACGGGCCTGTATTTCGATACGACCACAATTGATGATTATGGCCGGTTAGCGCGGGCTGTAACCGAAGACGGCGAAGGCCGGATCGATGCCGTGGAGGGCAAACGCAACGCCGCCGACTTTGCGATCTGGCGCAAAACTCCTGCTGGCGAGACACGCCAGATGGAGTGGGATTCGCCGTGGGGCAGGGGAGCTCCCGGCTGGCATCTCGAATGCTCGGTGATGGGTGAGAAGCTGCTCGGTTTCCCCTTCGACATTCACACCGGCGGGATCGATCATCGCGAAATTCACCATCCGAACGAAATTGCGCAGAACCAAGCATTCTGCGGCTGCGGCGGACTCAGCGAAGCCACCAATTCAGGCGCGCGCTTTTGGATGCACAACAACTTTCTGGTGGAGCGTTCGGGCAAGATGTCAAAATCGTCCGGCGAGTTTTTGCGGCTGCAATTGCTGCTCGACAAGGGTTACCATCCGCTCGCTTACCGTATGATGTGCTTACAGGCGCACTATCGGAGTGAGTTGGAGTTTAGCTGGGACGGACTGAATGCTGCCCTGACGCGGCTGAAGCGGATTGTGATGGCGGTTGAGCGTCTGGCCACTGCTATCGCGGGCGATCCGTCGCATCAGAAATTTGCTCCAATTTTGGAGAAATTCGACGCCGCGTTGGCCGACGATCTGAACACGCCCATCGCACTCACAGCGTTGGAAGAGGCGTTGGCAGTCAAAAAAGTGGATGCCGGCATCAAGCGCGCAGTGATCGAGAAGATGGACTCGGTTCTCGGGCTCGACCTGCTCAACCTAACGCGCACCGATCTGCGCATCCGGCCGCAAGGCGCCCAGCTCACCGAAGCCGAAACCGAGGACGCGATGGAACGCCGGAAGGCTGCCCGCGCGGAGAAGGACTTCACGACCTCCGATGCGGTCCGCGATGAACTGGCCGCCAAGGGCGTCGAACTAATGGATGGCGATCCGCTCGGCTGGGATTGGAAACTGAGCTAA
- a CDS encoding acetolactate synthase large subunit, with protein sequence MADTKKASDVFIDCLEAEGCEYIFGVPGEENLDLLDSLGKSDTIKLILTRHEQGAGFMAATYGRHTGKTGVCLATLGPGATNFVTSAAYAQLGGMPVLMITGQKPIKKSKQGRFQIVDIVSLMEPVTKYAIQIAAGDNIPSRVREAYRLAEEEKPGATLIELPEDIAEEQASDFKPLPKSVARRPSAEAKAVRIAVKAIETAKSPVLVIGAGANRKLCGRMLEQFVEKTGIPFLTTQMGKGVIDERHPKFLGCAALSAGDFVHRAVEASDCIINVGHDVIEKPPFFMQDNGVQVIHVSTKTAEVDPVYFPQTEVIGDIANGIWQMKEDITPNRSWNFDKLLAYHQAELDHTGALAADTRFPIFPPHLVQQVRDCMPHDGIICLDNGVYKIWFARGFTAYLPNTVLLDNALATMGAGLPSAMMSAMLYPDRKVMAICGDGGFMMNSQEMETAVRLGLNMTVLILRDDAYGMIRWKQANMGFDDYGLTYGNPDFVQYAESYGATGHRVESSEHLTEVLAHCRDTPGVHLIDCPVDYTENDQILNHDLKELSAKL encoded by the coding sequence ATGGCCGATACCAAAAAAGCATCCGACGTATTCATCGATTGTCTCGAGGCTGAGGGCTGCGAGTATATTTTTGGCGTTCCGGGCGAGGAAAATCTCGACCTGCTCGACTCGCTTGGCAAGTCGGACACAATCAAACTGATCCTGACCCGGCATGAGCAGGGCGCGGGCTTTATGGCTGCAACGTACGGCCGACATACCGGCAAGACCGGCGTATGTCTCGCGACGCTGGGCCCCGGCGCAACGAACTTCGTGACCTCTGCCGCCTACGCGCAATTGGGCGGAATGCCGGTGCTGATGATTACCGGTCAGAAGCCGATCAAAAAGAGTAAGCAGGGCCGTTTCCAGATCGTCGATATCGTCAGCCTGATGGAGCCGGTCACGAAGTACGCGATCCAGATTGCTGCGGGCGACAACATCCCCAGCCGGGTGCGTGAAGCGTACCGTTTGGCGGAAGAGGAAAAACCGGGGGCAACGCTGATCGAGCTTCCCGAAGATATCGCTGAAGAGCAGGCGAGCGATTTCAAGCCCTTGCCGAAAAGTGTCGCGCGCCGCCCCTCCGCTGAAGCGAAGGCGGTGCGCATAGCGGTCAAAGCGATCGAAACAGCAAAATCACCGGTCTTGGTGATCGGCGCTGGCGCAAATCGCAAGCTGTGTGGGCGGATGCTCGAACAATTTGTCGAGAAGACCGGCATCCCCTTCCTGACCACGCAAATGGGCAAGGGCGTGATCGACGAGCGCCATCCGAAATTCCTCGGCTGCGCTGCCTTGTCGGCGGGAGACTTCGTGCACCGCGCTGTCGAGGCATCCGATTGCATTATCAATGTCGGCCATGATGTGATCGAGAAGCCGCCATTCTTCATGCAAGATAACGGGGTTCAAGTGATCCACGTTTCGACCAAAACGGCAGAGGTCGATCCGGTCTACTTCCCGCAAACAGAAGTCATCGGTGATATCGCCAACGGGATTTGGCAGATGAAAGAAGACATCACGCCGAACCGGTCCTGGAATTTCGACAAGCTGCTGGCCTATCATCAGGCAGAGCTCGACCATACGGGTGCGCTCGCCGCTGACACGCGCTTCCCGATTTTTCCGCCGCATCTGGTGCAACAGGTTCGCGATTGCATGCCGCATGACGGGATCATCTGCCTCGATAATGGCGTCTACAAAATCTGGTTCGCGCGGGGCTTTACCGCTTATCTGCCGAATACGGTGCTGCTTGATAACGCGCTGGCGACAATGGGCGCCGGCCTGCCGTCGGCGATGATGAGCGCGATGCTCTATCCCGACCGCAAAGTGATGGCGATCTGCGGCGATGGCGGCTTTATGATGAACAGCCAGGAGATGGAGACCGCGGTTCGTTTAGGATTAAACATGACCGTGCTGATCCTGCGCGATGACGCTTACGGAATGATCCGTTGGAAGCAGGCCAATATGGGCTTCGATGATTACGGCCTGACCTATGGCAATCCCGATTTCGTCCAATATGCCGAAAGTTATGGCGCGACCGGGCACCGTGTGGAGAGCAGCGAGCATCTGACCGAAGTCCTCGCGCATTGCCGCGATACGCCGGGTGTCCATCTGATCGACTGCCCGGTTGACTATACCGAGAACGACCAGATTCTGAATCACGACCTCAAGGAACTTTCTGCAAAGCTCTGA
- a CDS encoding aldehyde dehydrogenase family protein, translating to MVELKSTYPLYLNNKAALPNTDLEVTDKFTGEVAFRTALATPDVIEEAIAGAVRATEPMAKMASFERQAVLEHCVKRFRERYDELAYALCVEAGKPINDAEGEVDRLIDTFKIAAEESTRNYGEVQPLDISARAKGYMGMWKRVPIGPCSFISPFNFPLNLAAHKIAPAIAIGCPFVMKPASKTPLGAIIMGEVLAETDLPEGAFSILPASRDGADLFTTDERLKLLSFTGSPGVGWDLKAKAGKKPVILELGGNAAVIVDKDADLDHALARIIFGAFYQSGQSCIGVQRIIIHEDIYDQFRDMLVEKTKGLVSGDPKKRETFIGPMISVGEASRLKGWIDDAVSAGATLLCGGGCDGNMLEATLLEHVDESCDAYREEAFGPMALLSKFSDFDAALIEVNNSKFGLQAGIFTRDIHKVLDAWDELDVGGVVVNDVSSYRVDNMPYGGVKDSGLGREGIRFAMEDMSEIRNLVIRRE from the coding sequence ATGGTCGAGCTAAAAAGCACTTATCCGCTCTATCTCAACAATAAGGCAGCGCTTCCTAACACCGATTTGGAAGTGACCGACAAGTTTACGGGTGAAGTTGCTTTCCGGACTGCGCTGGCAACACCCGATGTTATCGAGGAAGCGATTGCGGGTGCTGTTCGCGCGACCGAGCCGATGGCTAAGATGGCGAGTTTCGAGCGCCAAGCGGTGCTCGAACATTGCGTGAAGCGCTTTCGCGAGCGTTATGATGAGCTTGCGTATGCGTTATGTGTCGAGGCGGGCAAGCCGATCAATGATGCCGAGGGTGAAGTCGACCGGCTGATCGATACATTCAAAATTGCAGCCGAAGAATCGACGCGTAATTATGGTGAGGTCCAACCGCTTGATATTTCGGCGCGGGCCAAGGGCTATATGGGCATGTGGAAGCGCGTGCCGATCGGGCCGTGCAGCTTCATTTCGCCGTTCAATTTCCCGCTCAATCTGGCCGCGCACAAGATCGCGCCCGCGATTGCGATCGGGTGTCCGTTCGTGATGAAACCGGCGAGCAAAACACCGCTTGGCGCGATTATTATGGGCGAGGTGTTGGCGGAGACCGATCTGCCGGAGGGCGCATTCTCAATCCTGCCTGCAAGCCGTGACGGGGCTGATCTGTTTACAACCGACGAACGGCTCAAGCTGCTCAGCTTCACCGGCTCGCCCGGCGTTGGCTGGGACTTGAAAGCCAAGGCGGGCAAGAAGCCCGTCATCCTCGAGCTAGGGGGCAATGCAGCGGTAATTGTCGATAAGGATGCCGATCTCGATCACGCGCTGGCGCGGATCATTTTCGGCGCGTTTTACCAGTCCGGCCAAAGCTGCATCGGCGTGCAGCGGATTATCATTCACGAAGACATCTATGACCAATTCCGCGATATGCTGGTCGAGAAAACCAAAGGGTTGGTTTCGGGCGATCCCAAGAAGCGTGAGACTTTTATCGGGCCGATGATTTCGGTCGGTGAGGCATCGCGGCTCAAAGGCTGGATCGACGATGCGGTAAGCGCGGGCGCAACGCTGTTATGCGGCGGCGGGTGCGACGGCAATATGCTCGAAGCGACGCTATTAGAGCACGTTGATGAGTCGTGCGATGCCTATCGTGAGGAGGCGTTCGGCCCGATGGCTTTGCTGAGCAAATTCAGCGACTTCGATGCGGCTCTGATAGAGGTCAACAACTCCAAATTCGGCCTCCAGGCAGGCATCTTCACCCGCGATATCCACAAGGTGCTCGATGCGTGGGACGAGCTCGATGTTGGCGGTGTGGTGGTGAACGATGTCTCATCCTACCGCGTCGACAATATGCCGTATGGCGGCGTCAAGGACTCCGGCTTGGGCCGCGAGGGCATCCGCTTTGCGATGGAGGATATGTCCGAAATCCGCAATCTGGTGATCCGGCGGGAATGA
- a CDS encoding D-2-hydroxyacid dehydrogenase, protein MTIAVLSSLIRPAIEPHLPDWVEPRWFASTDELMEHVGEAEIGWFDLYDKEPMAEAVKRAEKMKWYNSIYAGLDFLPLDLLAKRGVTVTNGAGINAITIAEYTLMMMLNYAKGYREVVRAQDRKEWLQDSPGKMELAGSKALLLGYGAIGKLIETRLQAFDVDVTIVRRSGGSDGVLGPNEWRDKLGDFDWVILAVPATPETDGMIGAGELASMKDGAVLVNIARGTVVDQDALVMALQAKSIGGALLDVTEPEPLPKDHILWTLPNADITMHLSGRAQDKMFMRSAQRFLENLGKYHRGEPLSPIFDPARGY, encoded by the coding sequence ATGACCATCGCCGTCCTGTCCTCCTTGATTAGGCCCGCAATCGAGCCACATTTGCCCGATTGGGTGGAGCCGCGCTGGTTCGCCTCGACCGACGAACTCATGGAGCATGTCGGCGAGGCGGAAATCGGTTGGTTCGATCTGTATGACAAAGAACCAATGGCCGAAGCTGTGAAGCGCGCCGAGAAGATGAAGTGGTACAATTCGATCTATGCGGGGCTCGATTTTCTACCGCTCGATCTGCTGGCCAAGCGCGGTGTCACGGTGACCAATGGTGCCGGTATCAACGCGATCACCATCGCTGAATATACGCTCATGATGATGCTCAATTACGCGAAAGGCTACCGGGAAGTTGTACGCGCGCAGGACCGGAAGGAATGGTTGCAGGATTCGCCGGGCAAGATGGAGCTCGCTGGAAGTAAAGCATTGCTGCTCGGTTACGGAGCTATTGGGAAACTGATCGAGACCCGGCTGCAAGCGTTCGATGTCGATGTCACTATTGTCCGGCGTTCGGGCGGCTCGGATGGCGTGCTTGGTCCCAATGAGTGGCGCGATAAGCTGGGCGATTTCGATTGGGTGATTTTGGCAGTTCCCGCGACGCCTGAAACCGACGGAATGATCGGCGCAGGCGAGTTGGCATCGATGAAGGACGGCGCGGTACTGGTGAATATCGCGCGCGGTACCGTGGTCGATCAGGATGCGTTGGTCATGGCCCTGCAAGCGAAGAGCATTGGCGGGGCGTTGCTCGACGTAACCGAGCCCGAGCCGCTTCCGAAAGACCATATACTGTGGACGCTGCCAAATGCGGATATCACCATGCATTTGTCGGGCAGGGCGCAGGACAAGATGTTTATGCGCTCTGCGCAGCGTTTTCTCGAGAATCTGGGTAAATATCATCGCGGCGAACCGCTCAGTCCGATTTTCGATCCTGCCCGTGGGTATTAG
- a CDS encoding 2OG-Fe(II) oxygenase, producing MFTKFGVFDDAFGSELPARLLDFAIANEDGFETTMTSYSDGSEAVDTNFRTSKRFVGKLGDIGREYRAAFVEIMPKLFEAAGVPMVENPLLENELIATGDGGSLAKHIDTLTLDNRDDVESERILSTVYYFHRQPRKFSGGEIEIHPLDGRADPKPVEPRHGRLIVFPAFAPHSVRGLTVPSRRFEDGRFSLNCWVRYRTR from the coding sequence ATGTTTACCAAATTCGGAGTGTTCGATGATGCCTTTGGCAGCGAATTGCCAGCACGCTTGCTCGACTTCGCTATCGCCAATGAAGACGGTTTCGAAACTACCATGACGTCCTACTCCGACGGATCGGAGGCTGTGGATACCAATTTCCGTACATCGAAGCGCTTTGTCGGAAAACTCGGCGATATAGGCCGTGAATACCGTGCAGCATTTGTCGAAATAATGCCAAAGCTGTTCGAGGCTGCAGGCGTTCCGATGGTTGAAAATCCACTGCTGGAAAACGAGCTGATTGCGACAGGCGACGGCGGCAGTCTCGCCAAGCACATCGACACGCTGACGCTCGATAATCGCGACGATGTCGAGAGCGAGCGTATCCTCAGCACGGTGTATTATTTCCACCGCCAACCGCGCAAATTTTCAGGCGGCGAGATTGAAATACACCCGCTGGACGGACGCGCGGACCCAAAACCTGTCGAACCGCGTCACGGGCGTCTGATTGTGTTTCCGGCCTTTGCACCGCATTCAGTGCGCGGACTAACAGTGCCAAGCAGGCGGTTTGAAGACGGGCGCTTTTCGCTTAATTGCTGGGTGCGGTACCGAACGCGGTAG
- a CDS encoding LexA family transcriptional regulator produces MSNPREKLRELVRSRGSSLTALSTMIGRNPTYLQQFISKGSPRKLEEEDRRTLAEFLGVAESELGGPEEKSYDSSKPIPLDRDWIDVPRLPLSASAGPGATVGEEMPFDNFRFSRRWLREQGLEGSQLSAIVVEGDSMEPLLRAGDEVLVDRSQRPFRDGIHVVRLEDTLLVKRVAAQGGGRLSLLSQNLAYPPIEVSADEVEIIGRVVWKSGRL; encoded by the coding sequence ATGTCGAATCCACGAGAGAAACTACGCGAATTGGTCCGAAGCAGAGGCAGCTCGTTGACTGCTCTATCCACCATGATCGGGCGAAATCCTACATATTTGCAGCAATTTATCAGTAAAGGTAGCCCGAGAAAGCTGGAGGAAGAGGATCGCCGAACGCTGGCGGAATTCCTGGGGGTGGCCGAATCGGAATTAGGCGGGCCGGAGGAAAAATCCTATGATTCGTCCAAGCCGATTCCGCTGGATCGCGATTGGATCGATGTTCCGCGCCTTCCGCTGAGCGCGTCAGCGGGACCGGGTGCGACTGTGGGTGAGGAAATGCCGTTCGACAATTTCCGTTTTTCCCGCCGGTGGCTGCGGGAGCAAGGGCTGGAAGGATCACAGCTGTCCGCAATTGTAGTGGAGGGCGATTCGATGGAGCCGCTGCTGCGCGCAGGCGATGAAGTGCTGGTGGACCGATCACAGCGCCCTTTCCGCGATGGCATCCACGTCGTCCGACTGGAGGATACGCTGCTGGTAAAGCGCGTCGCAGCGCAGGGCGGGGGGCGGCTGTCGCTGCTAAGCCAGAACCTCGCTTATCCGCCGATTGAAGTATCGGCGGACGAGGTGGAAATTATCGGGCGCGTAGTTTGGAAAAGTGGGCGATTGTGA